TGGGCGGGGGGTTTTGCCAGGTGTCAAGGCAAGTACGACGACCTATATCCTGTCAGACAAGCAGATGACCACGCCTTCCGAATCAGGCATCTTTTAATGCAAAGCCACGCTCCTGAGTCCTGACAAACCTCCAGGCAAAGGACTGAGACTTGCCACTGGACCGTCGACATGACATCAAAATCCCGGACTCGTCAAAATGCTTTTCATGGGTGGCTTCATCTTTGGCACCAAGCCACACAATGCATCCGCAAGCCATTTGCATCTCGGCGACCACTCATGCGGACTTGCATGCACCCAAGTTCAAGTACATGCTATGCTGTTAGACACCTCGGTACCTGGTAGGTACGTTATCTCGCGAATTGCCCGGCTGGCTTGCTCTCGCCTcgccaggtacctggctattatattaggctgtatattataaatttatcCATatgtatatactttataatgAGTAAATATTTAGGGAGAGTTTGAATACAGTAAATACCAAGGGGGTAAGCGCATCTAGCATGCTAAAgagagtgagcccgccgagcaattcacgtGTTCTGGATGCATCGATATGTACATACTGGCAGCACACAGACTGGCCAAGCGCCCGCGCACCTTTGAAGGGCGGGTCCACGTGTGACAGACCCCCAAGTTACCCTTCATTTACGACATGGAACTCTGCACAACTTCTGTTCGACAGTCTTTCCAGAGCGTTTGAAGACGCGCACCTCGACCTGTCCTTTAAACTTGGTTTTGTTGCTCCCGAGTAATTTTAGCCCTGCAGATACGTGTACCCACACCTACCCTCGTTGGTTTCCCCTTGACCATGGGTTGCAGGGTGTTTGCAAACCTTGCATGTGCGCAGGCAAACTTAGTCAGTCTCGTGCTCAACGCCGCCTCTTTGGCCAGATGCTCCCCGTGTGGATTGAGCTGCCAGGATAGTCGTCCCATCCATCTCAAACACGCGGCTGTTCATGTTGGCATGGCGTTGCTGGTGCAGCCATCCGCTCCCGCCAGCGGGCGGCTTAAGCTGCTCATCGCATGACGGGAAAGCAAACTTGAGATTCGTACTGACTTGCGCATGGCGTAGGCATGGCTCACTTTGCCCAGCTTGCGCCGGCCCCCCTCGAGCCGCAAGCTGGGGAAAGGCTATCGACTGGGACCGGGCTTGTTTGATGCCGTGTCTGCGACTGGCCTGGATATCTTGGCCCCAAAGTCCTCTCTAATTTCATCTCGCCGCCTGTCCGTGTTCTTAACACCTCACGGTTCCCTACTCGCCTGCCGTTTGTTTCTCTGGCCCTCCAcggcctcatcctcgtcataATCTTTCGAAACGGAAAACGTAATCGAACTTTTGCGGTGCTACACACCGCCAAACGGCCCGGCCTCGCTCACGTAGCAATTCCATATAAGCCCCGTTTAGGCAGTGTTTTATGCTGGCCAAAAGTACACGGCATTCATAAGGAGAGGCCAACTGGCCCATCTTACCTGGTCCTTGAGTGTGCCTGCTGCACCACCCAACCAGGACTCTTGGAAAGACAGGACTGAGCTGCAGGAAGACGGCTCTGATCTACCTCCGGTGCTTTGTGGCCCTCGGATTGGGTTGTACCCTTCGATGTGGAATGGAATATTCTCCCGAAGGAAAGACCCTGCTCGACGCTACTTTTTCGGCGCTCAGTCAAGGCAGATCCATTCCCGTCATATCAAACACACCCGGCTTTACGTACATTGCCAGCTGTATGCATAAATGGATCGTCTTCAACGAGCCACGTCGATGTCTCGGTCGTCGTCACTGAATTATCGAGCACGGCACCAGGGCATTGACAACATAACAATGTCTGAAATACCAACACCAACTGGGCTGGCAGACATGGAGAGATTTACTACGCCCAGTGGCTTTCAGTCCTACCACCGGCCAATGCGCAGAGGAACGGTTCTGTCAAGATCGCCTCCAGACAATCAATATCCATCAGCAACAGGCCTTCGGGGGCCTCACGTAAACGAAGCAGATGGAACAGGCATTATACCTATAGGAATGGCACTTGGCAGCCCTACTGAAGAACGTGGCTCCCGTGGGAATGTTTGGCAACCTCGAGTTGAAACCACTGTCATAGCGGCCAGGGAGGACAGCCAGGACGAACAACAAACAAAAGATGGGCTTTCTAGATCCAAGTCGCGCAAATGGGGGATATTTGGCAGGTCCAAGTCGAAAAGAGTCAAGAACAATGATAGAGCTATGGATTCTCCGGATCAGCTTACCTCCCCGAGCGACACACCAACCCGCGGAACGCCAACTTCGGCCGCTTCTCGTGGGCCGCGATATACTGACCTGCGGGATACTAATGTATCACCAAGGGCAAAGGCACTTGGAAGATCGTTGACGGAACCTACAGGGTCAGAATCAAAATGGTCCCCCCAAGTTGGTTCACCTCAAGCCAAAACACAGACCACTCCGGATAGCACACGAACCCCAAATCGAGAACCTGTGTCAGAGGGTTCGAATCCTATCAAGCAGGAGCCAATTCTTGATGTTGAAATACCAAACATCACCCTGGACAGATATAGTGTGATGTTCGCGAATCTTCTTGAACGTCGCAGCGCGACATCTCTTCTCGCCCGTCGACAGGTCACCCAGGATAAGATACGCGCACTTCGCGAAGAAGTTTCTAGCCCTGGTTCTCAAACCGAAATTTTGCGTTCAGGACGTAAACAAAGCATGGATCGAGACTTGCCACCAATTCCTTCATTACGACTCGAGCCTCTACAAACAACTCGGAAATATCATCAAAGTTCCCGCAGTAGGTCCAACACATCGCCTGCAATCATGGGCACGCCGTCAAAAGAGACATTCACGGATTCACATCTCCGTGATGGAGAAAAGGGAAAATCACCACATATAGTGAGACTCGCATCCGTTAAGGGAAGTAAACCTACTGTTGGCAGCGGGATTTCCACCCAAGGCGACAGACCACAGCTCCGATCCAAGTTTCACATCCAATCACCAACGCACCAACATTCAGGATCCAAATCAACAATCGCCAGCAGCGTTGATCTTTCAGAGAACGACATGGAAGAAGGCGGACTATCCCCTCCGCCTGCCAGGAGCCATTCGTATAAAAAGGGCAACCCGTCGCAGTCAGACCCAAGCCCTCTGACACTACAAAAAGCCACCCGCTCAACAGTATATACTACTTCCACAACTGGCGTCCAGGGCAGCCTAAGCTTAAGCAGCCTCTCAGGAGAAGAGCcagacgaagatgaagataGAGCGGTGCAGGACGCCGTAGAAATATCGATTGCTCGTCAAATCAGTGTATCCCGCGAACAGCGCCGAATGCTAGGCCCACTGCAAATGCACCCCATAGAAGGGAGGCGGATAGCTGAGACGAAGAGTTCCACGCCGCGATTGGTTGACCCAAAGTTGGATCCGTCATCACCCTCTGCAGGTCACAGGAATAGTGAGCGGGTGGTGCTGGAGAGGGTATGACTGGTATGACCTACTGTTTCAAAAGCTGATATGAACGGTTTTACTGGAGGGAGGGCTGGCCTTTAGCCCCAAAGTAATCGTCGTGTTATCCCTGGGGGAGATCAGACAGCTGGCGCCGGAGAGCCAGTTAAGGATATAGCAAAGGAGGCTCTGCAAGGAGCCAATGATGGCGGTTGATATGATCAGGATATATCTTGATTTGGGGCTGGTCCACGCTACATTCGCTCTAAAGTCCACATTTCCAGCATTTAGGTTCCATCTGggcactttttttttctttctttgtttgaGGATTTTAGGATACTGCGTCTGGCATATGATGTAGTTGGAAATTATTCTGTAGGCTGGACGCTACAAGGTGGCCGAACAGGCCATTCGGGACTAGTCTCTGCTACCAATACCTTTCTCAGACATTATGAGCTCCAGAAGtataaaaaagaaggagatgTTTCAACTCCAAATGGGAGGCTTTATTAATTTGTCTTGTCCCGTATTAATATTTGGAACAGCCGTATATGTGCTGGCCACTTGAAAGCGTTCCTGCATGACTTCTAATCctgaccatggccaagccacGAGAAACGCCGATGGACCCTTTTCTTGGCAAAGTAGTGCTGAGCTGTCGAACGAGCGGATCATAATTCCAGTGTATGTAAATGCGAGTCTGGGTGCGCCAACCAATAGCCGATAACCAATCTTGAACCAACAAGCCCGCCAGTTGGATACGGAAAGGAAACTCCAAGCCAACTGGCCGCTTCATCTCCCTCTTTCCCGGTTACATCAACACGCAGCATCTGTTTTGGTTTCTGGCTTGCTCTACGCCCGCCAAATTAGCACTCCTGAATTCATTTATACAGCCAAAGGGTGAGACGTACTGTAAAAGCCCTTGCTCATATCAGACAAGTCATTGCTCTTGTGGACCAATTCATCGAGCTTTTCTTGTCTCCCCAACACACTCTCGATGGTTTGGTGCAGTACCTGTTTGGTGTCGTCCAGTTCCCTTTGAATCTGTCCGATTGTATCTATTTGAGCAGGGTCCTGGTACTGGGCGAGCTGTTGCTGGAGCTCTTTCTGGTACTCAGCGAGCTGATCCTTGATATTTGCCCGAGGGCTCGACGCAGTGAGGTCCTTCCATGAGCTGGCGGGGAACTTGGCGAGAAACTCGTTGACGACGTTGCCGAGAAGTTTGTGGGCTGCGAGGGAAGGGTATTGGGCGTCGGAGATGGCGACACCGCACACACCCAATTTGTGGGAGTAGACGTGGAACACGAAATCTGGTTTCGAGTGAGCGGAAAGGTCTTGCGTCTTGGAAATTACTGCGGTGGCGGCGCGTGTTGGCCCATACCTTGAGCATCCTGCGCGACGGATTGCCGCTGGTTAGgctttgccttttctgccAATTGCTTCGCGAAGAAGGTCATGAATTGGGCATAACTGAGCAGGGCCTGTTAGAAAACTTCGGTTTCGTTGACGGTCAATGGGGCATCAAGGCAAAGCGGGCGGGACGAACTTGTTTCTGGTCAGCAAACCATACGAGCTGACGTCCTTGACCACCGCAAGTTCCTGTGAGGGCTCCCTGTTCTTGGGATCTATGCCTTCCCTGGTGTCGTAGCTGATGATCTGTAGACTAAGCGTGAGTATTTGCGCCGGTGGAAGGTTGGGCGATGGGTGTAAATAGCCTTACGCCGATGTAGGACAGCTTCATGGCGGTGGTTAAAGTTCGGGTTCGGGCTCCGGGTTTTGAGTCTGCGAGCTGGATCGAAGGTACGAATGGGCGGTGATAGTGCGGCGAGGTTGAAAGAATAAACGAGGTGCACACTGCGACGTTGAGGTGAAGTGAGGCCAGGGAGATGGACGAcgtggatggatgggagATGGGAGGGGTCCAGAGTCTCGAGCTGAGCGTTCCAGCGTTGCAGCGCTTAGTGGTTCACCCAGtgctggcactggcactgggTTGACTGACCAGGCGGTCGGATCTTGCAGCGACCAGTGGACGAGGCAGCTTAAGCACTTACTTAAGGAGGAGCAATTTGATGGCACCGGGGACAAAGAAACACTGGGCTCGAGCGCTCAGGCACCGGGTTAACTCTAGTGACCGccagtccagatgtcacATGTGTCCAGGCGTCTGGTGGGAAGACGTGCGAGCTTGATAATGGCACGGTGTTGTTGACTGGCAGGAGGTGGCACTCGAGGTGGGGCTCGAAGCAGCTTTGGCTGACATCTTTGGTAGATCTGGTGGAGGAACGGTGTGACTCTTCAATGCTCCAGAGgggcatcattgatgcttAATATTCTTTGCGCACAAAATAGAGCGGCAACGGAGATCTGGAATTCGCAatcctctttctttcctctttttctctgCTTGAGCCAATTGCCTTTTCAATGCTCGTCTGTTTTAACCTGCTGCTACCGctctccctttttttcttcacgACGGCATCATCGGAGTTGCACCATCTCGTAATATGGCGTCTCCGGACTTAGTTGCCGCCGAAGCAGAGTGGAGGGAGCAATTTGCAGCAATGCAAACTGCCCTCGCCAATCTCAAGCTTCCCACGCTATCCAAAGCTGAAAAGAGCTATcccgatgacgatgacgacctGGAAGGATTCTCATCTGGAAATGACGACCACGACGTGTGGGACTTTATATCGGACACCGAACAAGACGAATATAGCAGCGACCTTGTTGACGTTGATGTTGACGGAGTTGGCGCCGCAGAGCCAGAAAGCGCCCTGCATTGGTTTTTAGATGCATCAGCCGGAATTGCCGCCAACAACAATCTCTCTCCAGATGTCTTCCAAAACCAGATTATGAGCGTTCTGGGTTCTGGTGAGCCAGACTATGAGCTTCAGTCACACCTAACCGACTTGGTTGGATTCGATCATCTCGATTTTGTCATTGATGTACTGTCCAAGAAGGACGTTCTTGTGGCTGAGTCGAAAGGCCGCGACGAGAAGCATCCCACTTCACGTCGGTTGTTGAACAAGTCTGAGAGGGAGGCTGCTCTAAAACGCCAGGATTTTGAGCACAAGAGTGCTTCACTATCTCCTGCCTCCAAGAAGGAACCACACTATCCGCATGTATACAGATCGTACCAGGCTGGAAACACTCTGAGCTTTGCTGGCAAAAAGTATGGCCTGCCTGTTGGAAGTGAACGTCTCCAGTTTGAAAAGTATGAAGAGTACTTTGTCCCAGCGGGTCGGAAAGGCACCCTTGGCCCCGGAGAAAAGCTGGTGGCTATCTCAGACCTTGATGGCCTGTGTCGGAATACCTTCAAGGGCTACAAGGCGCTCAACCGTATGCAGAGCCTTGTATTTCCCGTAGGATATAAAACGAATGAGAACATGCTTATTTGTGCCCCTACTGGTGCCGTAAGTCGATACCAATCTAACAGCATTTCCCGTATAATACACTCAGTCACCACTAACAACAATCATAGGGCAAAACTGATGCGGCCATGTTGACGATTTTGCATACGATTGGCCAGCATGTCTACCCTAATCCCATCGAGAATCCCGAGGCGACCGAGTTCGCTGTGGACATTGATGACTTCAAAATTGTCTACGTGGCCCCCATGAAAGCCTTGGCCGCTGAAGTTACTGAAAAGCTGGGCAAGCGACTTGCCTGGCTAGGTATCAAGTGCCGCGAGTACACTGGTGATATGCAGCTGACAAAATCGGAAATTGTCCAAACCCAGATCATTGTCACTACCCCAGAAAAGTGGGATGTTGTTACGAGAAAGGGTACTGGAGACACAGAGCTGGTCCAAAAAGTGCGCCTTCTTATTATTGATGAAGTCCACATGTTGCATGATGAGCGTGGCGCGGTTCTAGAATCCCTTGTTGCCCGTACTGAACGGCAGGTAGAGAGCACACAGTCTCTTATCCGAGTCATCGGACTCAGTGCTACCCTCCCCAACTACGTTGATGTAGCCGACTTTTTGAAGGTCAACAAGTACGCTGGACTGTTCTACTTTGATGCCTCGTTTCGTCCTGTACCTCTTGAGCAGCACTTTATtggcgtcaagggcaaggcAGGGTCGAAGCAATCCAAAGAGAACTTGGACAATATTGCCTTTGACAAAGTCAAGGAGATGCTGGAGAGAGACCACCAAGTTATGGTGTTTGTGCACTCACGGCGAGATACCATGGTCACTGCGAGAATGCTTCACCAGAAGGCAATCGAGCAATTTTGTATGGATCTTTTTGATCCCAGTGGACATCCCAAATACGATCAAGCCTCCCGCGATATGAAATCATCTCGGGCCAAGGATATTCGTGACCTTCTCTCCAAAGGAATTGGAATCCACCATGCCGGCATGGCTAGAGCGGACAGGAATCTGATGGAGCGACTCTTTGGAGAGGGTGTTTTGAAAGTGCTCTGCTGTACTGCTACACTAGCATGGGGTGTGAACTtgcccgctgctgctgtggtCATCAAAGGTACACAGGTTTACAGTGCTTCGGATGGTAAATTTGTCGACCTCGGAATCCTAGATGTGTTGCAAATATTCGGTCGAGCCGGACGTCCCCAGTTCGAAGATACTGGCATCGGTATGATTTGTACCACCCAAGACAAGCTTCAACATTACTTGACTGCTATTACCGAGCAGCAGCCGATTGAGTCCAAGTTTTCAACCAAGCTCGTCGACAACCTCAATGCTGAAATTGCCCTGGGAACAGTAACTTCCATCCAGGATGCTGTCCAATGGATAGGATACTCGTATCTTTTCGTCCGAATGCAAAGGAGTCCAACCGCGTACGGCATTGAGTGGGCTGAAATTCGTGATGATCCGACTCTGGTGCAGAGACGACGCCAATTAGCCATCCAAGCTGCAAGAACTCTACAGCAGTGCCAGATGATCATTTTCAATGAGAGGACAGAAGAGCTTCGCAGCAAGGATATAGGCAGAATTGCTAGCCAGTATTACATCCTTCATACTAGCATTCAGGTATTCAACACTATGATGCAGCCGCATGCTACTGAGGCCGACATTCTCAAGATGATTAGTATGAGTGGAGAGTTCGATAATGTGCAGTCGAGAGACACTGAAGCCAAGGAGTTAACACATCTTAAGAATGATGTTGTGCCTTGTGATGTGGACGGTGGCATTGATACGCCACAGTCCAAAACCAACATCTTGTTGCAATCGTACATCTCTAGACAACAGCCTGAGGATTTTGCATTGTCCAATGACATGAATTACGTAGCTCAGCAGTCTGGCCGCATCTGCCGAGCTTTGTTCATGTTGGCCCTGAACAGGAGATGGGGCCACCAATGTCTAGTTCTGCTGACGTTGTCCAAGTCGATTGAGAAGAGGATCTGGCCTTTTCAGCATCCACTTCATCAATTCGATTTACCCAAACCTGTCTTGAATCAGTTGGATGCAAAGGAAAACCTGACTATGGAGACAATGAAGGAAATGGAACCTGCTGAGATCGGAGGCTTGGTTCACAATCACAGCGCCGGAAAGACCATTTCCCGATTTCTCAATCACTTTCCCACGGTTCACGTGGAGGCTGAAATTGCGCCATTGAACCGGGATGTACTTCGAATAAAATTGTACGTTATCCCGGATTTCTCGTGGAAGGACCAGATACACGGAACATCTGAATCGTTCTATATCTGGGTTGAGAACTCTGACACCTCAGAGATTTATCATCACGAATTCTTTATTCTTAACAGGAGGAAGCTTCATGACGAACACGAGCTTAACTTTACAATTCCTTTGTCTGACCCTCTACCAACGCAGATTTATGTTCGAGCAGTATCTGATAGATGGCTTGGTGCGGAGACGGTCACTCCGGTGTCTTTTCAACATCTCATTAGGCCAGACACTGAAAGTGTTTACACTGATCTTCTTAACTTGCAGCCGCTGCCTATTTCAGCCCTGAAGAACCCCGGCTTAGAAGAGATTTACGCACAGCGTTTTCAATTCTTCAACCCCATGCAGACACAGATTTTCCACACCCTGTATCATACACCAGCCAATGTTCTCCTCGGGTCTCCAACAGGGAGTGGGAAGACTGTGGCAGCAGAGCTCGCTATGTGGTGGGCTTTCCGGGAACGACCTAAATCCAAAGTGGTGTATATTGCCCCTATGAAAGCGCTGGTTCGTGAACGAGTCAAGGACTGGGGAAAGAGGCTTGCCCAACCATTGGGACTCAAAATCGTCGAGTTGACTGGTGATAATACTCCAGACACAAGAACCATCAAGGATGcggacatcatcatcaccacccctGAGAAGTGGGACGGTATTTCGCGTTCCTGGCAAACAAGAGGATACGTCAGACAGGTTTCTTTGGTAATTATCGACGAGATACACTTGCTTGCTGGAGACCGTGGCCCTATTTTGGAAATCATCGTATCTCGTAGGTTCTAGGCTCTTCATTCCCCGTCATGTATACAATCCTTGCTGATATTGACTAGGCATGAACTATATTTCATCCTCGACTAAGAACAAAGTCCGACTTCTTGGCATGTCCACAGCCTGCGCCAATGCTACCGATCTAGGTAGCTGGCTGGGGGTGAAGGAAGGCCTGTTTAACTTTAAGCACTCTGTTCGTCCCGTACCACTTGAGTTGTACATTGATGGTTTCCCTGAAATCCGCGGTTTCTGTCCCTTGATGCAGTCCATGAATCGCCCGACGTTTCTAGCTATCAAAAACCACAGCCCAGACAAGCCCGTTATTGTCTTCGTTGCTTCCCGACGACAGACGCGTCTCACGGCCAAGGACCTTATCAACTTTTGCGGCATGGAAGATAACCCCCGGCGGTTCTTACGCATGGACGAAGAAGATCTACAGCTGAACCTTGCCCGTGTCAAGGATGATGCCctcaaagaagccatcaATTTCGGCATTGGTCTCCATCATGCCGGCCTGGTCGAGTCAGATCGCCAACTATCCGAAGAGCTTTTTCTGAATAACAAAATCCAAATTCTTGTGGCAACTAGTACCCTAGCTTGGGGCGTCAACTTGCCAGCCCACTTAGTCGTTGTGAAAGGCACTCAGTTCTACGATGCTAAAATAGAAGCATACAGAGATATGGATCTCACAGACGTTCTCCAAATGCTTGGTCGAGCCGGCCGTCCTCAATTCGACAACTCTGGTGTGGCGAGAATATTCACCCAAGACTCAAAAAAAGATTTCTACAAACACTTCCTGCACACTGGTTTCCCTGTCGAATCTTCACTCCATACTGTGCTTGATAACCATCTTTGTGCTGAAGTTTCCGCCGAGACAATTGTCACAAAACAAGATGCGCTGGATTACTTGACTTGGACGTTCTTCTTTCGTCGACTACACAAGAACCCATCCTACTATGGGTTGGAGCTCTCCGCTGAGGAGCACTCTACCATTGCTGCACAGCAACTTGCAAACGAATACATGATCGAAATGGTCAACAAATCTCTCGGGGAACTTGCAGAGTCCAAATGCGTCGAGGTGTTTCCTAACGGAGACGTAGATCCTACAGCTCTTGGCAAGATCATGAGCTACTACTATCTCTCACACAAGACGATCAGGCATCTAGTGAAGCATGCAAAAGCGCAGGCTTCCTTCCTCGATGTCTTATCGTGGATGTCCCGAGCCATCGAATACGATGAGTTACCTGTTCGCCATAACGAAGATCTCATCAACGACACCCTATCTGCAAATCTTCCATATCCTGGCCACGCATTTGGTTTACCCATGTGGGATCCACATGTCAAAGCCTTCCTGCTACTCCAAGCGCACATGTCGAGAATTGAACTCCCGATCACGGATTACGTGGGCGACCAAACATCTGTCCTCGACCAAGCCATCCGTATTATTCAAGCTTCTATCGATGTCCTCACAGAATTGGGCTATCTATCATCTTGCTTGCGAATGATCAGCCTCCTACAATGCATCAAATCCGCTCGCTGGCCGACGGACCCCGTTGTATCTATACTCCCTGGTGTTGAGCCCGAATCCACCAAGGACAACACGCCACTCAGCAAACTGAGCGTACTTAAACCGAATGAAGTCAATCAGCTGTCAAAGAAACTCGGACTCAAATCGGCACAACAACTGTCCCGCGTGGCTCGTGCCGTGTCCTTCCTTCCCAATGTGTCTGTTTCAACATCAGACGTTACGGCCTTGTCTGTGACCGTGAATATTAAGCGCATAAACGCTCTAGTCGACAGAGGGGCACGTATATATGCTCCAAAGTTCCCCAAACCTCAGACAGAAGGATGGTTCGTCCTCGTTGGGGATATCACGCGGGATGAGGTCATTGCAGTGAAGAGAGCGACGTGGGCTGCGCCGGGAGCAAAGTCTCTGGGACAAAGCAGTACGCCTTCGGTGAAAACTGTGATCAAGTTACCAGAAGCGGTGGGCGGACAGGCCAGGAAGGTGGATATATTGGTTGTGAGTGATGGGTATGTTGGCTTGGAGTATAAAATTAAGGGGGTGGATATTCCAGGCGTGCCTATGGTGGATGATGCTATTGGCTCGAAGAAGGGGAATGCGTAAAGCACTGCGAGGGGAAGGATTCTCATTTGCCAACTGCCGACGCATGAGAGCTGGCAGAAACTCATGTCGCATTCTAGTACAGATGTAACGAATCATGTGCTTCATGGTTGATCGAAGGACAAAATCTTGCGATTTGAGTGAGCCCTCTGGCTCCTATATATGGAAATAGAACATGTGCCGATTTCACAGACACCAATGAATAGACATGGTCCAAAGCTAGAAGCATCGAATATCAGAGGTCATCCAACGCTATGCATGAGGACGATCAGGGAGCGAGGTGTAGCTATGCAACATGTAAACCGCGCTAAAGGTTTTAGACCAGCAAAtaagaacaaaaaaagcacCAAGCCCACGCGCAAGACGAAGCGTAAATAAAAGTAGCCGCCGGGAAACCAATCAAAGCAAGacaaaagagaaagagagaaaaagagagagagactcGTAGCTAGTGCAACACCTAAAGTGGACTGATGAGCCCAAAACAATACACCAAAGGGAAAAGGGTATCTTTAGCAGTTCCCTCCAGGCCCAACCCGAATACTTGGTTCCATTCCGTAATACTCCCCTTCCCACCCGTTTTATCCAAGCAGATATATCCCTAGCCTGGCCCTACCACGCCAGCTTCGACTTTCCCCCATCGCGACGTATTTGTCTCAGCAGCATCTGCGACTGCCCTTTGATGCGCCATCGGGCTCATTCTGCTCCTGGGCCGTGGCGCCCGTCCGGTCAACCGTTACAGCTGGAGAAAAGGCAGGCGAAAACAACCAGCTCCGCCTGTCGCGTCCTACACGGAAACTACCCCTCACGTTCATGCCGTCGAAATACCCGCCGTCCATGCCGGCCTCGTAGCCGGGGGTGCCCGGAGTGGCCGTCGCCAGCAAAAGGGCCTGCTGCATCTTGCGATTCTGCTCGACCAGCTTTCGGGCGACAACCCGGAAAACTTCCTCGACACCCTCTCCGCTCTCGGCGCTGATTTCGTGGCACGCGTCCCAGCCAACCTCCTGGGCCCAGAAGCCCGAACTTCGCTTGGAGCTAGGCGTGCGCGGTTCCACGCTTGGCATGGAGCCGGGCGCGTTGAGCGGCGTGGCCGTCGGGGGTGGCGTGCTGCCCAGTCCGGGGGCCAGGTTCTCGGCAACGTAGGCGATGCAGCGCTCAA
The DNA window shown above is from Metarhizium brunneum chromosome 1, complete sequence and carries:
- the YKT6 gene encoding Synaptobrevin YKT6 translates to MKLSYIGIISYDTREGIDPKNREPSQELAVVKDVSSYGLLTRNNYAQFMTFFAKQLAEKAKPNQRQSVAQDAQDFVFHVYSHKLGVCGVAISDAQYPSLAAHKLLGNVVNEFLAKFPASSWKDLTASSPRANIKDQLAEYQKELQQQLAQYQDPAQIDTIGQIQRELDDTKQVLHQTIESVLGRQEKLDELVHKSNDLSDMSKGFYKQARNQNRCCVLM
- the RYL2 gene encoding Ras-like GTP-binding protein RYL2, whose translation is MSSLEAKIVVLGAQGVGKTSLVMRYCKGAFNPSQITSTVGASFLTKRVVDSDTDTMVRLQIWDTAGQERFRSISRLYYRGANACILCYSITDAQSFAEMGVWLTELRRNLPNDVVLHVVGTKADIVARDPSARQVPFERCIAYVAENLAPGLGSTPPPTATPLNAPGSMPSVEPRTPSSKRSSGFWAQEVGWDACHEISAESGEGVEEVFRVVARKLVEQNRKMQQALLLATATPGTPGYEAGMDGGYFDGMNVRGSFRVGRDRRSWLFSPAFSPAVTVDRTGATAQEQNEPDGASKGSRRCC